AACGGCGTCTCCTACAACATCGCCGTTCAGTCCCCTCAGTACAACGTTCAGTCCGTGCCCGACCTGCAGAGCCTGCCCGTAACCCTCTCCTCGGGAGCTCCGCTGCCGCCTCCGATCTCCGGCGCCAGCGCGACCGCTGCCCCAGGCAGCCCGCAGACAGTACAAGTTCTTAGCAACCTGTCTTCCCTCGCTCCAGGCAACGAGCTCGGCACCGTCAGCCACTACGATATCCAGCCCGTCCTCGACATCTACGCCAACGTCGATGGCGCGGATCTCGGCTCCGTCACCCGTAAAATCGAGGCCATCGTGGCCAAGCACAAGAGCGAAGTTCCACGCGGAACCCAGGTCGTCCTTCGCGGCCAAAGTGAAACCATGGCCAAGTCTTATATCGGCCTCCTCGTCGGGCTGGCCTTCTCGATTCTGCTGGTCTACTTCCTCATCGTCATCAACTTCCAGTCCTGGCTGGACCCCTTCCTGATCATCTCCGCGCTGCCGGCGGCCATCACCGGCATTGTCTGGTTTCTCTTCATCACCAACACCCGGCTCAGCGTTCCTGCGCTCACCGGCACCATCATGTGCATGGGCGTAGCAACCGCGAACTCCATTCTGGTAGTCAGCTTCGCCCGCGAGCAGTTGGAGGCCCTGGTAGGCGACGCGCGCAAAGCAGCGCTCAATGCAGGCTTTACCCGCTTCCGCCCGGTGCTCATGACCGCGCTGGCCATGATCATTGGCATGGTCCCCATGGCCCTCGGCCTGGGCGATGGTGGCGAGCAGAACGCGCCTCTCGGCCGTGCCGTCATCGGCGGCCTATTGCTGGCCACCGTGGCCACGCTCTTCTTTGTCCCAACCTTCTTTTCGGCACTCCACGGACGCATTGAAAAGAACGCCCGCCGCAAACGGGCCTATACCCAGAGCACCGTCGTGGACGAGCAGTTTCCGGAGCAGATATGAGCACTCAAGAGACGAATAAGCAGCATTCTTCTAATCCGCCCAGCGGCGCTGTCACTTCGCATGACACTGAAACCGCTCCTGAGCAGAAACCCATCAAGGCCGGTCATGGATTGACGGCAGTCCTGGTGCTGATCGTGGTCCTCATCGTGCTGGGCGTGCTTGGCATCCTGCCGCGCCGCCATGCGCAGGAAGTCCTCGCTCAGCGCACCGACGAGCTCGCCGCGCCCTCCGTCATTACCCTCGCGCCCAAGCCGGGCAATCCTATCCAGGAACTCATCCTGCCCGGCAACGTCACTTCCTACACAGACGCGCCCATCTTTGCCCGCACCTCCGGCTACCTCACGCACTGGTACTTCGACATAGGCGCCAAGGTGAAGCAGGGCGCGCTGCTCGCCGAGATCGCCAGTCCCGAAGTCGACCAGCAGCTCTCCCAGGCCCAGGCCGACCTCAATACCGCCGAAGCCAACGCCAATAACGCCCGCATCCAGGCCGACCGTTACAAGGACCTCGTCACCTCCAACGCCGTCTCGCAGCAGGACACCGACACCTTCACCAACCAGGCCTCTTCCACCGCCGCCCAGGTCAAATCCGCCCAGGCCAATGTCCAACGCCTTAAAGAGCTAACCTCTTTCGAAAAGATCTACGCTCCCTTCGACGGCGTCATCACCGCCCGCCGTGTAGACATCGGCCAGCTCATCGACGCTGGCGCAGGCCAGAACTCCACCGCCGAGCTCTTTCACATGCAGGCCGTAAACACCCTCCGTGTCTACACCAATCTGCCCGGCGTCTTCTCCGCTTCCGTCCACCGCGGCGAAACCATCGATCTCACCTTCGCCGAGCACCCCGCCCAGGTCTTCCACGGTAAGCTCGTTCGGACCGCCGACGCCATCGACCCCACCAGCCGCACCCTGCTCGTTGAGGTCGACGTCGACAACCGCAAAGGCGACCTTCTTGCCGGAACCCTCGCCCAGGTACATTTCAAGGTCAATCCAGTCGGCAATGTCTTTGTCCTGCCGGTGTCGGCTCTTATCTTCCGCAGTGAAGGCCTGCGCGTCGCCACCATCAAAGACAGCGTCGCTCACATGAATCCGGTCACCATCGGCCAGGATGACGGCCGCACCGTCCAGATCATCACTGGTCTCGGCAAGGACGATCAAGTCGTCCAGGATCCGCCGGATTCGCTGATCGATGGCGAAAAAGTCCATGTCCTCACACCCCAGGAAGTTCAAACAGCTCAGGGGGGCAAGTAGGAAATGGGTATTCCCAACAAATCAGGGTCAAGCAAACAATCTTCTCCACAGATGTGGGTGCCCGACCCTTGGCGCAGTCTCGTCGCGCCAAGGGTCGGACTCGCACTCGCTGCCTTTACGACCCTCATCGTGACCGGCTGCAAGCCGGTCGGACCCAATTATCAGCGCCCTGTCTACGACACCCCTCCGATCTACAAGGAAACAGGCGCATCCAACGTAGTCGCTCCCCCACCTCCCGCTCCCGAAGGTGGGGGCTGGCAGCCGGCCTCGCCCTCCGATGGCATGTTGAAGGGCAAGTGGTGGGAGATCTACAACGATCCTCAACTCAACCAGTTCGAAGAACGCATCGCCGCTGTCAACCAGAGTCTGCACCAGGCGCTCGAAACCTATCTTGCCGCCCGCGAACAGGTACGAATCGCAAGATCGGCATACTCTCCTACGCTCTCCGCCGGGCCATCTCTTACTCACGAC
This portion of the Acidicapsa acidisoli genome encodes:
- a CDS encoding efflux RND transporter periplasmic adaptor subunit, which produces MSTQETNKQHSSNPPSGAVTSHDTETAPEQKPIKAGHGLTAVLVLIVVLIVLGVLGILPRRHAQEVLAQRTDELAAPSVITLAPKPGNPIQELILPGNVTSYTDAPIFARTSGYLTHWYFDIGAKVKQGALLAEIASPEVDQQLSQAQADLNTAEANANNARIQADRYKDLVTSNAVSQQDTDTFTNQASSTAAQVKSAQANVQRLKELTSFEKIYAPFDGVITARRVDIGQLIDAGAGQNSTAELFHMQAVNTLRVYTNLPGVFSASVHRGETIDLTFAEHPAQVFHGKLVRTADAIDPTSRTLLVEVDVDNRKGDLLAGTLAQVHFKVNPVGNVFVLPVSALIFRSEGLRVATIKDSVAHMNPVTIGQDDGRTVQIITGLGKDDQVVQDPPDSLIDGEKVHVLTPQEVQTAQGGK